In the Acidimicrobiales bacterium genome, one interval contains:
- a CDS encoding C4-type zinc ribbon domain-containing protein: MTTADGNPEAADEAAAPATPLQRLLEVQHHDTVLDQLRHRRAALPERTALSEVDAKLGALEARTKEVRVHRDGLGAKQAALEQQIEASRTRREALEKRLYGGQVAAARELQAMSEEVKHLARHIAELEDRELEIMEALEPFDGELQEGDVARGALEDDAGRLRAAIGVAEAALDEEIAGEAQVRATTAAGVGDDLLARYEQLRTRLGGTGAARLVGGSCGGCHLALPAMEIDRIRRAPPDAVVTCDQCGRILVR; this comes from the coding sequence ATGACGACGGCGGACGGCAACCCCGAGGCGGCTGACGAGGCCGCCGCGCCGGCGACTCCACTCCAGCGACTACTCGAGGTCCAGCACCACGACACGGTCCTCGACCAGCTCCGTCACCGGCGCGCCGCCCTGCCCGAGCGAACCGCGCTGTCCGAGGTGGACGCCAAGCTCGGTGCCCTGGAGGCGCGCACCAAGGAGGTGCGCGTGCACCGTGACGGGCTCGGTGCCAAGCAGGCCGCCCTGGAACAGCAGATCGAGGCGTCGCGCACCCGCCGGGAGGCCCTCGAGAAGCGCCTGTACGGGGGCCAAGTGGCCGCGGCCCGCGAGTTGCAGGCCATGAGCGAGGAGGTCAAGCACCTGGCGCGCCATATCGCCGAGCTCGAGGACCGGGAGCTCGAGATCATGGAGGCGCTCGAGCCGTTCGACGGCGAGCTCCAGGAGGGCGACGTGGCGCGCGGCGCGCTCGAGGACGACGCCGGCCGTCTCCGGGCCGCCATCGGCGTCGCAGAGGCCGCGCTCGACGAGGAGATCGCCGGGGAGGCGCAGGTGCGCGCCACGACGGCGGCGGGCGTAGGCGACGACCTCCTCGCCCGCTACGAGCAGCTGCGCACCCGGCTCGGCGGCACGGGGGCGGCCCGGCTGGTGGGCGGCTCGTGCGGCGGCTGTCACCTGGCGCTCCCCGCCATGGAGATCGATCGCATCCGCCGGGCACCGCCCGACGCCGTCGTCACGTGCGATCAGTGCGGCCGCATCCTGGTCCGCTGA
- a CDS encoding NUDIX domain-containing protein: MSRGAGRPVDGCGSTPDLVDAVRATVDAHRPADEREAEAIGQVAAALGILERPFDEHAAPEHLTGSAVVVGPRGTVLHMHKRLHRWLQPGGHIDVGEAPWEAALRESQEETGLVLAHPAGGPRLIHVDVHRAAKGHTHFDLRYLLLAPDRDPAPPPGESPEARWFAWDEAAGVADEALAGALRAARRQPELRPRDAAVGEPHRGPGDDGRSPSGAGAVGTTPVPGRMVSDDHATVDTGRHEETGGR; this comes from the coding sequence GTGTCGCGAGGCGCCGGGCGGCCGGTCGATGGCTGCGGCTCCACCCCGGACCTCGTCGACGCGGTCCGGGCCACGGTCGACGCGCATCGGCCCGCCGACGAGCGGGAGGCCGAGGCGATCGGGCAGGTGGCGGCCGCCCTCGGGATCCTTGAGCGGCCTTTCGACGAGCATGCCGCCCCAGAGCACCTGACCGGCTCGGCCGTGGTCGTGGGTCCCAGGGGGACGGTCCTGCACATGCACAAGCGGTTGCACCGGTGGCTGCAGCCCGGCGGTCACATAGACGTCGGCGAGGCGCCCTGGGAGGCCGCCCTGCGCGAGTCGCAGGAGGAGACGGGCCTGGTGCTGGCCCACCCCGCCGGCGGCCCGCGGCTCATCCACGTGGACGTGCACCGGGCCGCCAAGGGCCACACCCACTTCGACCTGCGTTACCTCCTGCTCGCACCGGACCGGGACCCTGCGCCGCCGCCCGGCGAGAGCCCGGAGGCCCGGTGGTTCGCATGGGACGAGGCGGCCGGGGTGGCGGACGAGGCCCTGGCGGGCGCGCTGCGTGCCGCACGGCGCCAACCCGAGTTGCGCCCCCGGGACGCCGCCGTGGGGGAGCCGCACCGGGGTCCCGGTGACGACGGCCGCTCGCCTTCCGGCGCCGGCGCGGTCGGGACCACCCCCGTTCCCGGCAGAATGGTGAGCGACGACCACGCAACAGTCGACACGGGTCGACACGAGGAGACAGGCGGCAGATGA
- a CDS encoding site-2 protease family protein produces the protein MRQSIRLGRVAGVPVGVHWSVAVIFGLVTWQLATIVFPDAYGTGDRPEYWGAAVAAAVLFFLSLLAHEASHALVARRNGVGVQSITLWLFGGVAQLDGEARTPGADFRIAIVGPGTSVVLAGVFASAQLLLERAGAHGLVVDVATWLWEINLLLAVFNLIPAAPLDGGRVLRAGIWRVSHDHTRASVLAARAGLGFGIVLMGLGIVEFAMGAAVGLWPAFLGWFLFMAARAEETAAKERGGIEGASVGSVMIPHPPVVPAGTTVAELVAVHLPWWHGTAAAVVGPTGWLAGVVTLAQVNAVAPDRRTTTTVGDIAVPIGAAPVGRPDEPMPDLLGRMYASGGRPAVVLDPDNRLAGIVTLDDVVRAGRRQHQGAGRV, from the coding sequence GTGAGGCAAAGCATCCGGCTCGGCCGGGTCGCCGGCGTCCCCGTCGGCGTGCATTGGAGCGTGGCCGTGATCTTCGGCCTCGTGACCTGGCAGCTGGCGACCATCGTCTTCCCCGACGCGTACGGCACCGGCGACCGCCCCGAGTACTGGGGCGCCGCGGTGGCGGCCGCCGTGCTGTTCTTCCTGTCCCTCCTGGCGCACGAGGCCTCCCATGCCCTGGTGGCCCGCCGCAACGGCGTGGGCGTGCAGTCGATCACGTTGTGGCTCTTCGGCGGCGTTGCACAGCTCGACGGCGAGGCCCGCACGCCCGGCGCGGACTTCAGGATCGCCATCGTCGGGCCCGGCACGAGCGTGGTGCTGGCCGGGGTGTTCGCGTCGGCGCAGCTGCTGCTGGAACGGGCGGGGGCGCACGGCCTGGTCGTCGACGTGGCCACGTGGCTGTGGGAGATCAACCTCCTCCTGGCGGTGTTCAACCTGATCCCGGCGGCACCCCTCGACGGGGGGCGCGTCCTGCGCGCCGGCATCTGGCGCGTCTCGCACGACCACACCCGGGCCTCGGTCCTCGCCGCGCGTGCGGGGCTCGGCTTCGGCATCGTGCTCATGGGCCTGGGAATCGTGGAGTTCGCCATGGGCGCGGCGGTCGGGCTGTGGCCGGCCTTCCTCGGGTGGTTCCTGTTCATGGCGGCGCGGGCCGAGGAGACCGCCGCCAAGGAGCGCGGCGGCATCGAGGGCGCGTCGGTCGGGTCGGTCATGATCCCCCACCCGCCGGTCGTCCCCGCCGGCACGACGGTCGCCGAGCTCGTCGCCGTCCACCTGCCGTGGTGGCACGGCACCGCCGCCGCCGTGGTGGGGCCGACCGGTTGGCTCGCCGGCGTGGTGACGCTCGCGCAGGTCAATGCCGTGGCGCCCGACCGGAGGACCACGACGACCGTGGGCGACATCGCCGTGCCGATCGGGGCGGCGCCCGTGGGCCGGCCCGACGAGCCCATGCCCGACCTCCTCGGTCGCATGTACGCGTCGGGCGGCCGGCCGGCGGTGGTGCTCGACCCCGACAACCGGTTGGCGGGCATCGTCACCCTGGACGACGTGGTCCGCGCCGGCCGTCGTCAGCACCAGGGCGCGGGCCGGGTCTGA
- a CDS encoding DinB family protein yields the protein MTDGGELAGAVAEARQRLLGFVQACSEEQWASAPLAGDDDPRTVAVVVDHVADAYEYLAGWIDALARGETPEVNRDVVDDLNARHAAAVTAPTRDAVTAHLARSGDAIVALISSLAPEQVAGDRGRVLRFAEIAARHADSHRAELEAALGLSS from the coding sequence GTGACTGACGGAGGCGAGCTGGCGGGCGCCGTCGCCGAGGCCCGACAGCGGCTGCTCGGGTTCGTACAGGCGTGCTCCGAGGAGCAGTGGGCCTCGGCCCCACTCGCCGGCGATGACGACCCTCGCACCGTGGCGGTCGTCGTCGACCACGTGGCCGACGCCTACGAATACCTGGCCGGGTGGATCGACGCGCTGGCACGGGGCGAGACGCCCGAGGTAAACCGCGACGTCGTCGACGACCTCAACGCACGCCACGCCGCCGCGGTGACGGCCCCGACACGTGATGCCGTGACGGCACACCTCGCCCGCAGCGGTGACGCCATCGTGGCGCTCATCTCGTCCCTGGCGCCGGAGCAGGTCGCCGGGGACCGCGGACGGGTCCTCCGATTCGCCGAGATCGCCGCCCGGCACGCCGACAGTCACCGCGCCGAGCTCGAAGCGGCCCTCGGGCTGTCGTCGTAA